Part of the bacterium genome, GAAGGCGCCGCGCTCCATGATGCCCGTCAGTTCGGGCAGGAGTTCCGCCTGGAGCTGCTGGTACTGCACCCGGAGATCGAGGAATGGCACCTGCATGGGTCCCCGTCAGCCTTCCGCGCTGGCGCCGATCGGCAACCAGCGGTTCTCGCAGGCGCCTGCGGCATTGTCATCTTCTTTGCGAAAGCAGCCTGGGTGCCAACCCGCTTGCCGGCCGTACCCCTGCCGCGTTGACGCGTCGCGAAGCGAATGATAGCGTAACACTTCCGGCCGGAAAGGAAAGACCCCATGCTCCGCGTGGCGATGGTCGCCTATACCTACTATGCCTCCGACCCGCGCGTGCGGCGCGAGGCCGAAGCCTTGGCGGAGCGCGGGGACGCCGTCGACGTCTTCTGCCTGCGCGCCCCCGGGGAGCCGGCCTGGGAGCGCTGCCGGGGCGTCCGCGTGCGCCACTTGCCGCTGGCCCGCTACCGGGGAGGCAAGCCCGTCCTCTACGTGGGCAGCTATTTCCTCTTCTTCCTGCTCGCCCTCGTCGCCGTCGGCGGCGCCCACCTGCGGCGACCCTACGCGCTCGTCCACGCCAACAACATGCCCGACTTCATGGCCTTCACCGGCCTCGTTCCCCGCCTCGGCGGCCGCCCCCTGATCCTGGACATCCACGACACGATGCCCGAGATCTACCAGGGCAAGTTCGGCGTCGGGCCGGGCCATCCGCTGATCCGCCTGCTCCGCTTGCAGGAGCGCTGGAGCGCTCGGCTGGCCAGCCGCGTTCTCACCTCGGAGCACACCAAGCGCGAGGCGCTGATCGCACACGGCCTGCCGGCGGCGAAGATCGCCGTGCTGCTCAATGTGCCGGACCCGCGGCTCTTCCCCCAGGGGCAGCCCCGGGCGGCGCGCCCACCCGCGGACGGCTTTCGCCTCGTCTTCCATGGCACGCTGGCGGAGCGGCTCGGCGTCGACCTCGCCCTGCGCGCCGTGGCCTTGCTCGGCGCGCGCATCCCGGGGCTCCGGCTCGACCTCATCGGGGACGGCGACCTGCGGCCGGCCCTCCTGGCGCTCCGCGATGAGCTCGGCCTGGACGGTCAGGTGCGCTTCAGCGACGGCATGGTGCCCGTCGAAGCCCTGCCCGCCCTGCTCGCCGAGGCCGACCTCGGCATCATTCCCACGCGGGAGGAGATCGGCACGCGCTACATGCTGCCGACCAAGCTGCTGGAGTATGCCGCGCTGGGCATTCC contains:
- a CDS encoding glycosyltransferase family 4 protein, with the translated sequence MLRVAMVAYTYYASDPRVRREAEALAERGDAVDVFCLRAPGEPAWERCRGVRVRHLPLARYRGGKPVLYVGSYFLFFLLALVAVGGAHLRRPYALVHANNMPDFMAFTGLVPRLGGRPLILDIHDTMPEIYQGKFGVGPGHPLIRLLRLQERWSARLASRVLTSEHTKREALIAHGLPAAKIAVLLNVPDPRLFPQGQPRAARPPADGFRLVFHGTLAERLGVDLALRAVALLGARIPGLRLDLIGDGDLRPALLALRDELGLDGQVRFSDGMVPVEALPALLAEADLGIIPTREEIGTRYMLPTKLLEYAALGIPAVVAPTHTIRYYFDESQVAFFTPGSPESLAETILALYRDPERRAQLAAGAARFGERYAWAQHKQVYLDLVDGLCAAGKE